The Solanum lycopersicum chromosome 8, SLM_r2.1 DNA segment ATGATATCTGTACTTGTCACTGGAGTTTTTGGTAAATTATGAGCTAGTGAGACTTGAATTCGAGGAAGCACTATTGGATTGAGCTCCTAAAGTACTATGACCTCTCCATTATCTATTATTCTGGAAAGGCCAATTTGATAAAGAAAGAATTGAGCTTGAAGGCATTGAGTATTAAAATCAGGCATTCTTGTCTATCGTGGAGTGACCTTTTCTTTTGACATTTACTCCTTAGCCAATCAGATGATTCGACTAGATATTTCAAATTCTAGGTGTGTCTTAGCCTTCGTGGGATTTTAGTCTTCCTTACTTGATTCGATCCATGGTTATTAGTTTGAGGATAAGTCATAAGTGTATCTTCAATATTGGGCGTTAGAGGGTAATGCTGACAAGGCTACCTTATATTCAGATAGAGTTTTGAGGTTCACTGGAAGTATGTGTGTTTTGAGTGTTGAggatttgttattgttgatacATAGTGAAGCCCATGGTTCTACATATTCCACCCTCTCGGGCACTGAGAACATGTATCGTGACTTGAGGTAGTACAATTTGATGAGTGTTATTAGGAGAGATATAATATATCACGTGTCTTGTTTTCTGTGCTCTTAGCAGGTGAAGGCCAAGCATTTGAGGCCTGGGTGAGTTTGAGATATAAGCTATTATGGAATGGAAATTGGAACACATCATTATGGACTCTGTAATGGGTTTGCCTCATACATGTAGAAGTGTTGACAACATTTGGGTCATCATTGGCTTATTGACCAAGTCAACACAGTCCCTCCCTATTGAGCCTTTATTCAACACTGAGAGGTTGGCAGCTATCCATATTCAGGAGGTATTTTTTCTTGATGGTACGCTTAATTTATTATCTCACTTCGGAGTTCTCAGTTTACTTCTAGATTTGGCGAACCTTTTAGGATGAGTTGGGTACACGTGTTTACTTTATCACAACTTTCCCTTAGGAGATTGATGGACAATTGGAGCATATTATTCTAGTTCTTCAGGATATGTTGTGGGTCTATATTTTTGAGTTTGGAGTTCATAAAGACTAGTTATTTCTTTTTACATAGTTTGTGTACAATAACaactaccattctagtatccggATTGATCATTTTGAGGACTTATATGGTAGGCATTGTCGCTATCTGGTTTGTTGGTTTGAGTGTACAGAGGTTAGGCTGCATGGTACGTACTAGATTCAAAAGTCCTTTTACCAGGTGTGGTTGATTTAAAATAGGCTCTGGATAGCTCAAAGTAGACATTTGAGCTGTGTTGATCATAGGCGTTGGTCTTTGATGTTTTCAGTTGGTGATCGGGTTTTCCTAAAATATTCACAACTTAATTGAGGAATTTTATGTACTTTAGTTCTGTATCTTATTGGGAATGCATTATAAGGTAAAATGGTATCTTGTTCTTATGTGCTTGCTTCGATAATTACCAACCAtattgtttatatgtatgttaatTTTATTCTCAACACAAATCCTGGTGACTTCAATTTATGACAATCTGAGATCCTTTATCTTCTCATCAGAATATCATGATATATGCATGATGTTACTGAGACATTCCTCTTCAACTTCACTAATCGAGAGAAGTAATAATGAATTACCTTTGTAAAGTCCAATAATTTACAGTCACTCTTGAAAAACACAAAATCGGTTATGCTTTTTCTATCATCAATATttgaaatacaataaatatcacaaaatttcaCAAGGTTAAAATCATTATAAGGGAATGAAACATCATAAGGTCTATCATATGTTTCAAGTaacaaataattcttttaatgtaacaaccctaaaaatgaataggataaaTACTTAAGGTGTCAAGAATGATTGCGATTACACCAaggttcacatggattgatACGCATATAACCAGACCTCAGAACCCTTACTACAACCAAgaaaactaacttggggagttagttgagcttggaaaggttggaAACAAACCATGTAAGGCTCTCGAAAACAAAGATTTAATAGAAAGAGTCTTTACCAGACTTTAAAGAGGAAATTGGATGATTTGAGGGtccaggggtaaaatggtcttttccaggcaaagggtaatattgtaattaccctaaggaattaataaattaattaattaatttaatataaaagagCAATTTGGGTTGGGGCGACCCAAAGTGACCAAGAGGTGAACGATACCAAAAGGTGTGGGCGTGACACTGAATGAATGAGGCACGCCTCAATTGaagaacaaaatgaaatgaatgataacaaaaggtgttaggataggataatcaagaggtgagctagactcaattaatgacattaggttattcttgatcattgcataaCAAACCCTATGAAATTCTTAAACTACaccctaggtatagctggtgtccACTCTAGCCTATGAACAAAATAagatgaagtacgtatgaatgaatgaagcagactttgtgtttgctaatgaagactccctagttgaggtcccatatctTGGGCCCCAATTTTGGAAAATCATAATATCAAGTCGATGATtctaaggtctcatgtcatatgaatgaatatatgaaataatctATGAGTTATATGTTATATGCTGTGTGCAATATCATATTTATGATGATGCGTGTTAATCTcgtggcatgactttcctaatccaaatttgggaAGCTCATGGACTTTCCTactccaaatttggaaagttcactgaCTTTCATAATCCAGATTTGGCTAGTCAACTGACTTCACTtcccataatcatgttgttagggaAGAGCTATTATTTCTCATACATGTctttggtgtgtgcttgcatatacccattgTTAGTACATGTGTGTACTAACTCTATACAActctactattttaggtgcaggcataggTAGATGATAGAGCTAAAGGATCATCGTTGCAGATATCCGGACTTTCAACATTCATCCGGTCCTGGTAAGTCCTCATGCTTTAGAGGATGCTTACTGTCTTACATTCTAGTTTAGTTTTAGAGTTTAGCTAGTGGagaatgttccactagcgtttctttcctatttttattcggactttgtattggtgccattttggcaattatacacttaatacttcttgaactatttctttcagttgcttatctatTAATGTTAGACggttgatgatgaaaaattatgaaatgttaagattgtttagcaagtatgttaaagaacaaaaagttttaaattttctgctaaaattaaccaaaGTGAAGTATGAGTAACgcaagtaggcttgtctgcgacctctgagaggttaacaacgccggtctcgtctggggtctataTTCCAATCGTGACAACGTTgttatcagagcactaggttaaattccaaaaagaataagttcacatcagccacattgagtagtttctaagtcatggtattgaagtgcaccactatcctggattagagactgcatgatgcgtaagAAAAATATCCCTTCTACTAATGTTATTGCGCCTTCTGTAATGTCGGATTTCTTTGTGTTATGAGTGTGTCTAAtatcaatccttgttgttttcaAAGAATGAACACTAGGAGGGCTATTGGTTAGAGGAAAGGGAAAACAGCTGCTGGGGACAATCAAATTCCACCCCATGCCCCAGCTGAAGGAGTGTCCATTCGAGTTAACCAAGttgggttgactgatgctgaGGTGAGAGAATGTCTAGCCCGATGTCACATTCCATCACGATGCAGGCTCAGGCTATGAATGCCCAAGTTAACCGACAAGATGTTCAGACGGAGAACCCACAATTTCGCAGCATGGTTGACAGACTGCGagatttcatgaggatgaatcctcttatATTTAGAGGGATAATACATCAGAGGATCCTCAAGAGTTTGTAGACAAGGTGCATAAGATCCTGGTGGCTATGGGGGCCACTGATATTAAGAAGGTTGAGCTGACTTTCTATCAGCTCAAGGATATTGCACAGagttggtgcaagatgtggcaagaTAGCCCTGTCTTAGGTGGACTACCAGTCACTTGGGAGTTGTTCAAGACAATATTTATGGAGATATTCTTCCCCAAAGAGATGAAGGAATCCAAGGTTGAGGATTTCATAATCCTTAAACAAGGCTCTATGACAGTTAGGGAGTATTCCCTAAAGTTTGTTAAGCTATCAAGGTAATGTTACTTTCCCTAGTATTTAATAGAAAGAATGGGGAGAATACTAAGATTTTTTGAAATCATCCATGTATGCTACTACCCTGGTTTCTAAAAtcagggatgagatgagcaggttcctCATAGGAATCAATGGAGACCTTGAACAGGAGTGTCGATCTATGATTctccatgataatatggatctttccaggttgatggtgcatgtccagCAAGTACAGGATAGCCGCAGAAAAAGAGGTGTTTGTGATTTTAGAAGGCCTAGGCCTCAAGATCTAGAAGGTCCTAGTCATTAAGGCCATAAAAACAACTTTGGCGTCCGTGAGAAGCCAAGGTTCAAAAATGGGCAACAAAGTTCTAGGAATTCCAATCCTTATAGGGGTGCTACACATAGAGAAGGCATACCTGAGACCAAGAAGGAAAATGGAGGTGAGATACAACGTCCTAagaataatttttctatatgtGGCCGAGCTCATAGTGGAGAGTACAGACAGGGCACAAATGCCTACttcggttgtggtaagagtggacacatggtTAGAGACTGTCACAGAACAGAGGCAGGAtggaggtaatgctcagcctaggcctaacCCACATGGTGCAGCAGCAGCCGAGCCTCCCAAGAGGAACTGATTCTATGCCCTGAAGGGAtgggaggagcaggagaagtctgCTGATGTGGTCATAGGTATGCTgttttatgctttacttgatccaggttctacGCTTTCATTTGTGACTCCTCTGCTTGCCCTTACTTTTGAAGTACTACCTaaagttctgcatgatcctatagtggttagtacttCTTTAGGATAAAATGTAAGAAATGATAGGGTATATaaggattgcccaatagttgtaaGTTGTAAGACTTTGTGCGCAAACTTGGTTAAGTTACCCAtgaattattttgatgttattcttggcatggactggTTTTACAGTTGTTATGCTCGCTTTGACTGTTGTAGTAGAGTGGTGAGATTTCTCTTCCCTAATATAGAAGATTTAGTCTGGGAGGGATACAATTCAAGTCGTTTtaatcccttgatttcaaaatcttaaggccaataaaattatgtcaaaggggttactatgtcatcttgtgagtgttaatgatttagatcatgacttccttccatagactcagtgcatgtagtgaatgagttcctagatgtgtttcctgaagatTTTCCTAGAGTCCCTCCCCTTTGAGAGatcgacttagaacccgatactaaaaaaatctcaattaCTTCTTATAGAATAGCTCCAGAAGGTCTCGAAGAATTGAAGCTGCAATTAAAAGATCTCACTAATAAGGGTTTCATTTTGCCGatcatatccccttggggcactccagtgttatttgtaaaaaagaaagatggcacacttagaatgtgtatcgattatcggcaggtcaacaaagtcactatcaagaacaagtatctaCTTCCCAAgatagatgacttgtttgacaaaCTCCAAGGGTGtagtttcttttcaaaaattgatcttTGTTCATGGTACAATAAACGTAGTGTTAGGatggagatatcccaaagacaaCCTTTCGTACCTGCTATGGTGACTATGAGTTTTAGTCATGTGATTTGGTCTTAGGAATGCACCTGTTGCATTTATgaatctcatgaatagggtattccgtgaataccttgaatctttcatcatagtattcattgatgacattctgaTCTACTCTAGGACCAAGGaaaagcatgaacaacatttgagactaaccttgcaggtacttagacaacaccagttgtatgccaaattaagcaagtgtgaatttaggcttagatcagtgaccttcctgggtcatgttgtgtccgatcagGGTGTGGAGGTGGACCCCAGGAAGGCTGAGGCTGTGAAGGACTGGCCAAAGACTCTTACTCCAACTGACATTCATAGCTTtttgggattggctggttactaccgcaggttTGTGTAGggcttttcttccattgctgccccaTTGAAAGCTCTAACTaagaagaaatccaagtttgaatggacggagacttatgagaagagtttccaggagaTCAAGGACAAACTCACTTCAACACCGGTGCTTACTCTACCAAGTGTGGTGAGAAATACACGTTTTATTGTCATGCATCTAGGgtttgtttgggttgtgttcctttgcaggctggtaaggtgatagcctatgcttccagacagctcaaggtttatgagaaaaattatcccactcatgacctggagttggCAGTTATGGTGTTTGCACAAAAGCTATGGAGGCgttatttgtatggagtgcacgtggatgtgttcacagaccataagagtctccaatatgtgttcacaaGAGGGAGTTAAATCTACATCAGCGGAGAAggttggagctgttgaaggattatgacatgaatgtgcactaccatccaggtaaggctaatgttgtagctgatgctttgagcaggatgagcatgggaagtacaaCCAACATTGAGGATAAGAATAAGGAGATGGTGAATGATGTACACAGTCTGGCCACAGTAGGTGTGCGATcagttgactctactagtggggatgtttcagttcatcctagttctgaatcatccttggtAGTTGAAGTCACGAAGGGTCAGCATCTAtatcctgtgttgatggagctgaaggaaTCAGTACTTATGAAGATGAATGATTCTTTTGCtttgggaggtgatggcatactTATGTATCAAGATAGTctgtgtgtaccagatgtggatgatttgttGACCAAGATTATTGCAGAGGCACATGGTTCCacatattccatacatccaggttccaccaagatatatcatgatcttaaggagatttattggtgggatggtaTAAATAAGGACATTGCGGAATATGTGGCCAAATGTACAAATTGTAAGCACGTTAAGGAAGAGCATCTTAATCTTGGTGGTCTGACTCAGCTTATTAAGGTTCATAACTGGAAGTTGGAGTCCATTAATATGGaattcgtggttggtcttctgaGGACTAGGAGGAAGcatgattccatatgggttattatggacagactgactaagtctgcccactttatccctgtgaagtctaccTACAGAGCCGAGAATTatgcgagactctacattgataAGATTGTGAGATGtaatgggattcctttgtctattatttcatatagaggagctcagtttacttcATATTTCTGGAGATCTCTCCAGAAGAGCTTTGGTACGCAGGTAAAGCTTagcactgcctttcatccttagatagatgggcaggcagagcacACCATTAAGACATTTGTggacatgttgagagcatgtgtgattgacttcagatGTAACTGGGATGACCATCTGCCTTTAATAAAGTTCTcgtacaataatagctatcactccagcattgggatgacaccgtttgaggcactatatggtaggaggtgtagatctcatgttgggtggtttgatgttggagagtcatccattttgggttTAGAGATCATTAATGAGGCCGTAGAGAAGGTCTGAGTGATTAGGGACATGTTGTCTACTGCTTATAGTCGGCAGAAGTCATATGCTGATAACAGAAAATggcccttagagtttgatgttggtgaccatgtttacttgaagatatcacctatgaaaggggtgatgatatttggtagaaaagggaagctgagtccgaggtatgttgggccatatgagatcctacagtgTGTGgttgaggtggcctatgagttagcattgcctGCGGAACTAGCTTCTTTTCATCCAATCTTTCATGTctatatgttgaagaagtgcctaggtgatccacTATCAATGCTACAtgttgaaggtttgggggttggtgcagacttgtcttatgaagaggtaCCTATTGAGATCTTAGACACACAtgtcaagcggctgaggaacaaggagattgccacaaCGAAGGTATTCTGGAGAAATCATCTTGTTaagggtgctacgtgggaggctgaggccgacatgagatcctgctaccctcatcttttaagctcttgaggttagacttcctactcttaagccTATGTTCCTTATCTCTATGTAATTGTTGCTATTgcttgaatgtgcatagtgaTTTTATTATGATCTTATTGGCATTACGATATGAACTggtagtgtcattcagggatgaattttcctaagggggggggggataatgtaactaCCCTAAAATGAATATGATAAATACTTAAGGTGTCAAGAATGCTTGCGATTAGACAAAGGTTCACACGAATTTATACGAGTAAAACCAGACCTCAGAACCCTTAATACGACCAAGACAACTAACCTgaggagttagttgagcttggaaaggttggaACCAACCATGTGAGTCTCTcaaaaatgaagatttaatcgaaagtctttaccagacttaaaagaggaaattttaagttttgagggtccaggggtaaaatggtcttttctaggccaagggtaatattgtaattaccttgagtaattaataaattaattaatttatttaatttaaaagataaattcgGGTTGGGGTGACCCAAAGTGACCCATTTTCGCAAATGGGGTGTCACTCGGGTTCGAGCCCTACTAGAAACATCAAATTAAGGATTTAACTGATGCTTAAAAGTCTTTATTTTTAAAGGGCATAATGGTCATTTAAACTAAGCTAAATAAATCAgattctataaattaaattaaaccttACTTTGACTAAATTCAAACCTAcactcctaatcctaataaatCTCTTTCACATCACTCTACTCTCTTTCACATCTCTCAACTCTGATTCTCTCATGCTCTGCCTAACAAAAGAAAACCCAAACACTGTTTAACAACAAAAGTTCTTCACATTTGAAGAACAAACACGAAAATTCTAAGAAAGCAAGTTAACCAAAAACGTTAGGCAAAAGGGAGGTGTGGTCCGTCAAGAATTGGTGAAAGTTTTGGTGTTGGACGTGATTGGAGAGGGTTTTTGAAAGAAGGTCATATTTGGATTAAACgtcaaaaggtatgggtttcttctctcttggtccctttacCAAGAGGTCCCTTACAATTCAAGATACTCACTCCGAAACTAAGGTTTCCCCCCATTGCATGTtcttgtcactagctcccaaatGTCTTTGAAGGTTGGGTTTGTGTGGTAGATTTAGGCGTGTATGATGTTTTTGTattgaatgtgaatatgtttaTGTAGGTGAAATCATGAAATGACAAGTAAtgtatgataaaaaaatgatGTCTGTGGGTGCACGTTGGCAGTGAAGTTTGGCAGTCAATGAGCTCACTGTTAGACGTATGAATTAACAAGTTGATtatgtgtattttatgtgtgaaatggGTATAAAATATGATCTTCACTGTAATGAAATATGGTTGAtttaataacaatattttagcCAAATAAACTTATGAAAGATGCACCTAAAAATGTATCAAAACTATTTATGAATGCACCCTTCTAATCAGGtgaaaatattgatgaaaatgagtTGAAGAGTGACTAAAATTTCCAGCAACTATGCAATGTTATTTTAGGCTATAGCTTAAACAAGAAAACTGGAAATTAACGCATTTCAATGAGGTGAGGCCACCAGGATTCaaacctgtgacctcacccaTTAGCTATTGTATTCGcggaaaaaaaggaaaagaaaatgggGCTTAGGGGAATCGAACCTAGCTACGGGTTTCGAGagaagggaaaaataaaatggggCTAAGGGGAATCGAGCCTTGCTAATGGTTTTGcgagaagagaaaaagaaaatggggCTAAGGGGACTCGAACCTGACAACTGTGAATtcgcaagaaaagaaaagaaaagaaaaaacaaagggGGCTGGGGGATTCGAACTCGCGAACTGgaggagaaagagaagaaaaataattaaccaaATAAATGGGAGGATTGGGATTAAAACCTACAACCTCCCAAGCCCCTAgcaaaactaaattaaaataggagGCTGTAGGGGTTCAAACTGACAACCTCCCTATTCCAAcgaattaaatgataaaaatcaaaGAGGCTGCGGGGGGTTTGATCCCAAAACCTCTTGGTTTGGGCAAAAATTGGCAAAGTGATGTTAATGAAAAATtcaaaggggttgtgggggttcgaacccaaaACCCTTTGgcaaatttaagaagaaaatcaagtagagaattaaagatatattattaatgttgaGTTCAATCTAGAGTCCCAATGTCATGGAGattaaacataaaatcaatgaaaatgtaAATGTTATCCAAGAGATTCGAACTTGGGTTCCCTTACTCAAACTTCCGTAAttatacataagtcatacattaacaaaatatccaagaataatgttacctacttagatcaaaatcaagatctttacatataaaagatatataagtcttgtactacataatcttaggaaattaagaatcacttaacgaactatgaatgaagccccatggcttgtatgtatagacacataagtctaacatacgttcaaaagtaagtgaactTAAGAAGAATTAAATGAGATGATGAACCCTaggagggttaagtatgagtttaAGATAccctaaatggccaagtgcattggcatatgatgagatgaactatgaaatgatgaaatgaaaaatgaaataatgaaaccctTGAAGGGTTAATTAAGGGTGTGAAAAACACCAAATGACCAAGTGTATTGACATCTCATAAAATGACACGTAATAAGAgttgagtaactatgaaaagcaaatgtcaTAATCATGAAGAATGTTGtgaaaacatgatatgaggctaa contains these protein-coding regions:
- the LOC138337859 gene encoding uncharacterized protein is translated as MLSTAYSRQKSYADNRKWPLEFDVGDHVYLKISPMKGVMIFGRKGKLSPRYVGPYEILQCVVEVAYELALPAELASFHPIFHVYMLKKCLGDPLSMLHVEGLGVGADLSYEEVPIEILDTHVKRLRNKEIATTKVFWRNHLVKGATWEAEADMRSCYPHLLSS